In Desulfuromonas sp. KJ2020, a single window of DNA contains:
- a CDS encoding glycosyltransferase family 4 protein: MEKHILRLTEEQRKLNCEVTLAFNQGDVTLPTDIHVLGRINLRKIKPCSLRDLLFYCGLIIKLVGEKRSYDVVHVHGDWSAFLLGRLVAYFVHPKKQIASMHGTARRGIWGGLYRFSFTGYNMVYATGSLDAAYIDTLTTKPVYWQHSGIDSDFLSAKNQPKRTFDVISVGSFVPVKNFELVIQIAEKMPEYTFLMVGDGPQRAAIEADCLRRGITNVTFAGQLESADVARALCRSRVFLLTSFTEGTPTALLEAMACGLAIVTSRSNNYDSLLKSGQNGYVVDGFQPNDYVLKIRELLDSGLLDEISGHNRAQAKNYSWPAVAKQITEWMKVDAHTNQN; the protein is encoded by the coding sequence ATGGAGAAGCACATTCTTCGCCTCACTGAGGAGCAGCGAAAACTCAATTGTGAAGTGACACTTGCCTTCAATCAAGGCGATGTCACTTTGCCTACTGATATTCACGTGTTGGGAAGAATTAATCTACGTAAAATTAAACCCTGTTCCTTGCGAGATTTACTGTTTTATTGTGGGTTGATCATTAAATTGGTTGGAGAAAAGAGAAGCTATGATGTTGTGCACGTGCATGGGGACTGGAGCGCCTTTCTTCTAGGCCGTTTGGTTGCATATTTTGTACATCCAAAAAAGCAGATTGCGAGCATGCACGGCACTGCTCGCCGCGGCATATGGGGAGGCCTGTATCGTTTTAGCTTTACTGGTTATAACATGGTCTATGCAACAGGTTCTCTTGATGCAGCCTATATAGACACTTTAACTACCAAGCCTGTTTATTGGCAACATAGTGGCATAGATTCAGATTTTCTTTCTGCAAAAAATCAGCCGAAACGCACTTTTGATGTCATAAGTGTCGGTAGTTTTGTCCCGGTTAAAAATTTTGAACTCGTAATACAGATCGCTGAAAAAATGCCGGAGTATACCTTCCTGATGGTTGGAGATGGCCCACAAAGAGCTGCAATTGAAGCCGATTGCCTACGGAGAGGCATCACGAATGTTACCTTTGCCGGGCAACTTGAGTCGGCAGACGTTGCCCGCGCTCTGTGCAGGTCACGCGTTTTTCTGCTTACCTCCTTCACCGAGGGAACCCCTACTGCACTTCTTGAAGCTATGGCTTGCGGTCTAGCAATCGTTACTTCACGCTCTAATAACTATGATTCTCTGCTTAAGTCTGGGCAAAATGGTTATGTCGTTGATGGATTTCAGCCGAACGATTATGTATTGAAAATACGTGAACTGCTTGATAGCGGTTTGTTGGATGAGATATCTGGCCACAATAGAGCGCAGGCCAAAAATTATAGTTGGCCAGCAGTGGCGAAGCAGATTACCGAATGGATGAAAGTTGATGCACACACAAACCAAAATTGA
- a CDS encoding glycosyltransferase family 4 protein, translating to MTRTCLFHISANHYEPFPAQHHTRRIWHELAKGFDEYHIVARGKRNRYVHSVDGSIHLHLLPAFGERMWPFFFLSWFLPWFVFRYRPTHMLAQCPVLGGLAAACCAKLFRIPLFVELHGAHYFAPSRPGWKGVLEHGLYRHLSRMTFLAATRIRSLSEDMSDYILQVYGPETYKKVVVIPNRVDLEIFHHVKRSYEAGPTVRIITVGNFYKNKNHGALIEDLCASNIPFRLTIVGAGPLRDEYLAISELLHVRDQIEMVSLDHKSLASLLPKQDIYVHYSLSEGVSRAILEAMAAGLPVVATRVGFIKGVLCDRANALVIDKPYTVGLVNSIRVLATSENLRKRLGVAARETIETYFEWNHVFDQYRSAIKAMRLEAE from the coding sequence ATGACGCGCACTTGTTTGTTCCATATCAGTGCCAACCATTATGAGCCCTTTCCTGCGCAGCATCACACCCGACGTATTTGGCATGAGCTGGCTAAAGGTTTTGACGAGTATCATATTGTTGCGCGCGGGAAGAGGAACCGTTACGTGCATAGCGTTGATGGTTCGATTCACCTGCATTTGCTTCCGGCTTTTGGGGAGCGCATGTGGCCCTTCTTTTTCCTGAGTTGGTTCTTGCCCTGGTTTGTCTTCCGATATCGACCAACCCATATGCTCGCTCAATGCCCGGTCTTGGGTGGGTTGGCAGCTGCCTGCTGCGCGAAACTATTCAGAATCCCCCTCTTTGTGGAGCTACACGGTGCGCATTATTTTGCTCCCTCACGGCCAGGCTGGAAAGGTGTGTTAGAGCATGGTCTCTATCGCCACCTGTCCCGCATGACGTTTTTGGCTGCAACCAGAATTCGAAGTCTTTCTGAGGATATGAGTGATTATATTTTGCAAGTTTACGGCCCGGAAACGTACAAGAAGGTCGTTGTCATCCCCAATCGAGTTGACCTGGAGATATTTCATCATGTCAAAAGGTCTTATGAAGCTGGTCCTACCGTTCGGATTATAACCGTCGGTAATTTTTATAAAAATAAAAATCATGGCGCACTTATTGAGGATTTGTGTGCATCAAATATCCCTTTCCGTCTGACTATAGTTGGTGCCGGTCCACTGAGAGACGAATATTTGGCAATATCAGAACTCTTGCATGTTCGAGATCAAATCGAGATGGTTAGCCTTGATCATAAATCCTTAGCATCACTTCTACCGAAACAAGATATTTATGTTCACTACTCATTGTCTGAGGGTGTTTCAAGAGCCATACTAGAAGCAATGGCGGCAGGATTACCCGTGGTTGCAACCCGAGTTGGTTTTATAAAAGGGGTGTTGTGTGACAGGGCGAACGCCCTTGTGATTGACAAGCCCTACACTGTCGGCCTCGTAAATTCAATCAGAGTGCTGGCTACGTCAGAGAACCTTCGTAAAAGGCTGGGAGTTGCCGCACGAGAGACGATCGAAACTTATTTTGAGTGGAACCATGTTTTCGACCAATATCGGTCAGCGATCAAGGCCATGAGGCTGGAGGCGGAGTGA